The region ACAAACAGGCTCTGATCGACCAGCTCGGCACCCTCACCATCATGGAACTCGCGGACCTCATCGACGGTCTGAAGGAAACCTGGGGCGTCACCGCCGCCGTCGCCGCCGGCCCCGCCGCTGGCCCCGCCGCCGCCGTTGAAGAGAAGACCGAGTTCGATGTCGTCCTGGTGGACGCCGGCGCGAGCAAGATCAACGTCATTAAGGAAATCCGCGCCATCACCGGCCTGGGCCTCAAGGAAGCCAAGGACATGAGCGAGAAGGGCGGCGTGCTGAAGGAAGGCGCCAGCAAGGACGAAGCCGAGAAGATCAAGGGCCAGCTGGAAGCCGCTGGCGCCAAGGTCGAACTCAAGTAAGTCCCCCCTCACCGGGAGTGCAACCCCCAGCTTCGGCTGGGGGTTTTTTAGTACCGTGCCGGGTGGGTCTGTTCGGCAACCTGCCGCACGAAGCGCGAGGTGTCCTCCCGCAGTAGCGCCGCCACCCCGGCAGGCAGCGACGGGCGGGACGCGACGGCCAGTCGCACGCCGTAATCCGGATCGGCAGCCAGGGCGGCCAGCAGGTCCGGGGGCAGGTGGGGCCGCGCGGCGATGCGGGCGCGGACCAGCCACGCCGCGTGCCGCGCCAGGGACAGGACCTCCGGTTCCTGCAGGGCGGGGTGCTGCGCCAGCGGAATCAGGAGTTCGGTGCGGCCGTGGCGGATCAGGTGCGCGCGCACCCACGCGGGCACGTCGGGCAGGCGCAGGAGCGCGTGGAACGCCCCGTCCGGCCACGCGCGCAGCAGGTGCGGGTCGGCCAGTCGCAGCAGCGGCAGCGCCGGGTTCGCCAGGACGACCTGCGGGAACTCGGGGGCCAGGATGCCCAGCACGGCGGCGGGCGTGTTCGGGTGCCGCGCCACCTGCGCGCGGACCGCCGCGTCCGGGTGCTCCGCCAGCGCCGCCAGTTCGGGCGCGGGTGCGCGGGGGTTCAGTACCGCTGGTGTGGGGGCAGGTCCAGTTTCTCCAGCCATAACGCGAGCAGTTCCTCCAGGTCGTCCGGGTCCACGCGGCCCGCCGGACCGGGCTTCAGGTCGTCCAGCATCTCGAACGCGAAGGCACCTTCGCCGTCCTGCGTCCAGTCTCGCTGAAGGGCGGGCGTGCGGTGTGATCCCAGCTGTAACTCGAAGCGGACCCGGTTCAGGTACGCGGGGGCGTCCACGCTGCCCCCCAGCAGGCTGCGGCCCGATTCGAGGTGCCGCACGCGGTAGATGCCAGGGCGGGGCGTGTGCTTCATGCATCCCCGAAAGTGGGCGCGGCGAGGTACAGGGCGTGAGTACGGACGTCCGGCGGCCACGCGGCCAGCGCGGCCTCGAACGCGGCGCGCTGTCCGGCGTACAGCGCGCGGGTCGCCGCCTCGAAGCCCGGGAGGTCCCCGCCCACCGCGCCCAGGAAGCGGTCGGTGGCCGCCTGGGCCTGCGCGCGGCGTTCGCCGTCCGGGTCGGCTTTGCGGGCCTCGTCGATCAGGCGGCGCAGCGCGGCGGACGCCCCGCCCCGCTGGCGTTCCAGCCACTCCCAGTGCCGGGGCAGCAGCGAGACCTCGCGCGACATGACGCCCAGTTTCGGGCGGCCCGGGCCACTGCGCGGCTCGGGTGGCAGGTGGCGAGCCAGGACCTCGTCCAGGGTGCCGCTCAGGTCGAAGTCCACGCTGCGGCCAGTGCGGTCGTCGAAGGTCAGCAGGCCCGCTCGCGGCCCGGCGTGCAGCAGGGTGAGGGTGTCCGCGAGGGGCGCGGTCAGGCGGTGGGTGGGCCCCTCGAAGGTGGTGAAGGTCGCTTCAGTTTCCATGCACCGATATTACCCGGGTAAATTACAAGAAGGCAATACTACCCGGGTAATAAAGATGGCCTATTCGCGTGTCTGCTGTCGGGCCGCCCGTCCCAGTCGCCGGGCGGCATGACGAATCCGCGGCGTCCCGCCTGTATGCACGAGGGCCTCCAGCTCAGGCAGAAACGCCTCGCCCCCGCCTTCCCGCTCCAGCCAGTCCAGGGCCGCCTGCTGCCAGAACTCCGTCAGCCAGGTCAGGCCCAGCCGGACACTCGAATCAATCGGGAAAGTATCGGCCAGCGCCGGGCTCAGGCCCACGGCTACCAGACGACTCCGCAGCTCGGAGTGAAATGCGGCCCTCTGCGGCAACACCGTGACCAGAAAGACCGGGGATGAGGCGGCCAGCGACGACCACCCGCCTTCCCGCGCGAGGTACACCCACTCCCCTGCTCCGGTCACACCGACGGGCACGCGGGACTTACTCAGTTCAGTCACCACAACCACGGCCTCATCTGGTGCCGTCAGGGTGTCCCTCCGAACTGCTTCGTCCAGAGGCCGCAGCCGTCGCGGGCGCTCAGGCGAAGGGTCTCCCCCATCCAGCGCAGGCCCAGCACATCGAACCCGCCGCAGTGAGGCCGGGCGCTGAGCTGGCCGGTCACGGCGCGCGGCCCGGCGGCCTGCACGACGGTCGCCTGGAAGGCGAACACGTCCAGGGCGTCGAAGGAGCTGGACCGCTCGGTGACGAGCACCACCACGTCGGTCTGCGCGGTCCACAGTTCGCCCGACCAGCTGTTCAGGCGCGCGCCGGTGTCCGGGTTCAGCTGCCACGTCTCGCACGCGGACGCCGCGATGACGCTGCCCGTGGGGCACAGGCTGACCCACAGTCCCCTCAGGCCCAGTTGCGCGGACTGCCGGGTTAATCCGGCGGGGATGGGCAGCGTCCAGATCGTCTGGCTGCCTTCCACCCGCCGGATCTGGGCGGGCCGCTGCGGGCTGGGATGGTCATACAGGTAGACCGTCGCGGCGATCACTTCAGCTCTTTGCGCAGTCCGGCGGCCATCTGGAACCATTCGCGTTCCTGGCGTCTGTACAGGTTAGTGGCGCGGGATTCGGTTTTCGCGATCTGCTCGAGCAGCGCGCGGGCGTCCTCGGTGCGGCCCTGGCGGATCAGGTACGCGGCGTAGCGGGCACGGGGTTCTTCGGTGGTGGCGCCCGTGATGGCGTCGCGGTACGTCTGGTCGGCGTCGGGTTTGCCCTGCGCGTCCTGCGCCTGCGCCAGGAGGGTCAGGGTGCGGGTGCGGGTGGCGGCGCTGGTGCGCAGGTCCACGCGGGTGAGTTTGTTCTCGGCGGCGCTGAAGTCGCTGCGGGCGAGGTCCAGTTCGGCGCTGGTGAGCAGCACGACCGGGTCGTCGGCGTAGATGCCGCTCAGGAGGGGCGCGAGGGTGGCCTGCGCGTCGTCCGGGCGGCCCGCGCGGGCCTGCAAGGCGGCCAGGTCGGCGCGGTGCTGGAGGGTGTCGCTTTCAAGCAGGCGTTCGTGCGCCTCGCGGATGCGGGTGTCGAGGGGTTTGAGGGCCTCGACGCCGCGCGCGACGGCCTGCCCGGCCACGCGGCCGCCCCCGCGCGCGGCGGGGATCAGGACCATGAAGGTGTACACGGCGGCGAAGGCCAGTCCGAACAGGCCGCCGAACAGCGCGCCGAACAGCAGCATGACGATCCAGTACACCTGCTGCCGCGTGACGATCGCGTGGATCAGGCCGATCAGGGCCAGACCGCGCAGGATGGTGTAGATCAGTGGCAGGTAGGGGGCAAGGGCGTCCACGCTCTCATGCTACGGGGCGCGCGGGGAGAAACCTGCCCGTTTCGTGAAGTGCGCCTGAGGGTCGGGGTGGATTGATTCGGGGAGGGATGTGCGGCATACTTCGCGCCATCACCCGCGCCCGCCCCGCGTTGCGGCCGCCCGTTGACCGGTCATGCCGGACGGGCGTATACTGCTCTGTGCTGACCATGATGGGTCGGATCAGGAGTTCTTTGCGGCGAACGGGTCTGCAAAACTAATTCATTTTCCAGGGAACGCGCCCGCACCACACAGGGGCCGCGCTTCCCGGACGCGTCGTTTCTCCACCCCGGAAAGACGCGGGAATCCACAAGAGGGCGTGCGAGGTGGACATGAGTTTGACCGGTAAAGGACCCCGCATCGAGCGATTCGGTGACATCGCGGACGTGATTCCGCTTCCCAACCTGACCGAGATTCAGGTGAACTCCTTCAGGGCCTTCCTGCAGGCCGACCGGGCCCCCGACGGGCGTGACAACGTCGGGCTGCAGAGCGCCTTCAAGGAAGTCTTCCCCATCGACGAGACCGAGAAGGGCCGCAGCACCGGTCTGGTGCTGGACTTCCTGGAGTACCGTCTGGGCGAGCCGCCCTACACCCCCGAGGAGTGCCGCGAGAAGGACGTCACCTACCAGGCGCCCATGTACGCCAAGCTCCAGCTGATCCACAAGGACTCGGGGCTCATCAAGGAAGATCAGGTGTTCCTGGGCGACCTGCCCCTGATGACCGAGGACGGGTCTTTCGTCATCAACGGCGCGGACCGCGTGATCATCTCCCAGATCCACCGCAGCCCCGGCGTGTACTTCACCTCGTCCTACAAGGGCATCAAGAAGATGTACACCGGCGCGATCATCCCCATGCCCAAGCGCGGCCCCTGGATCGAACTGGAGTTCGCGGGCGGCATCCTGGAAAT is a window of Deinococcus grandis DNA encoding:
- a CDS encoding GIY-YIG nuclease family protein encodes the protein MKHTPRPGIYRVRHLESGRSLLGGSVDAPAYLNRVRFELQLGSHRTPALQRDWTQDGEGAFAFEMLDDLKPGPAGRVDPDDLEELLALWLEKLDLPPHQRY
- a CDS encoding DUF2239 family protein, with the protein product METEATFTTFEGPTHRLTAPLADTLTLLHAGPRAGLLTFDDRTGRSVDFDLSGTLDEVLARHLPPEPRSGPGRPKLGVMSREVSLLPRHWEWLERQRGGASAALRRLIDEARKADPDGERRAQAQAATDRFLGAVGGDLPGFEAATRALYAGQRAAFEAALAAWPPDVRTHALYLAAPTFGDA
- a CDS encoding tetratricopeptide repeat protein codes for the protein MDALAPYLPLIYTILRGLALIGLIHAIVTRQQVYWIVMLLFGALFGGLFGLAFAAVYTFMVLIPAARGGGRVAGQAVARGVEALKPLDTRIREAHERLLESDTLQHRADLAALQARAGRPDDAQATLAPLLSGIYADDPVVLLTSAELDLARSDFSAAENKLTRVDLRTSAATRTRTLTLLAQAQDAQGKPDADQTYRDAITGATTEEPRARYAAYLIRQGRTEDARALLEQIAKTESRATNLYRRQEREWFQMAAGLRKELK
- the rplL gene encoding 50S ribosomal protein L7/L12; its protein translation is MAYDKQALIDQLGTLTIMELADLIDGLKETWGVTAAVAAGPAAGPAAAVEEKTEFDVVLVDAGASKINVIKEIRAITGLGLKEAKDMSEKGGVLKEGASKDEAEKIKGQLEAAGAKVELK